A genomic window from Gracilinanus agilis isolate LMUSP501 chromosome X, AgileGrace, whole genome shotgun sequence includes:
- the LOC123253642 gene encoding lysophosphatidic acid receptor 6-like, giving the protein MKDLRRYLVFKYVQYLILPFPNIFISLLGLCASLYVTLLLRSPNISRKSTVVFIHNVAQADILMGFSVLAMLLDAFQGERSSSSFQMVLWQNFQTANAHVSSLFLSCVSLEAFLITFLPAETRHIRTVRYARAASKFIWIAVLTECIVYQLECLQDLSFISLGAPKHTLVLLNFCNGAAALLKSFIYPIGLLLRIINVYLFYKIFFSRSP; this is encoded by the coding sequence ATGAAAGATCTCAGAAGGTACCTGGTGTTCAAATATGTCCAGTATCTCATCCTGCCATTTCCCAACATCTTCATCAGCTTGCTGGGCCTATGTGCTAGTTTGTATGTCACACTGCTCCTGAGGTCTCCCAACATATCCAGGAAATCCACTGTAGTGTTTATTCATAACGTGGCGCAGGCGGACATCCTGATGGGTTTTAGCGTGCTTGCCATGCTTCTAGATGCCTTCCAGGGTGAAAGATCATCAAGTTCTTTTCAGATGGTCCTGTGGCAAAACTTCCAAACTGCAAATGCCCATGTCAGCTCCCTTTTCCTCAGCTGTGTGAGTCTGGAGGCCTTTCTGATCACATTCCTTCCAGCTGAGACCCGCCACATTAGGACTGTTAGATATGCTAGGGCAGCTTCGAAGTTCATTTGGATTGCGGTCCTTACCGAGTGTATTGTTTATCAGCTGGAGTGCTTACAGGACCTCAGCTTCATTTCTCTGGGTGCACCTAAGCACACTTTGGTGCTGCTTAACTTCTGCAATGGAGCAGCAGCCCTGCTGAAGTCATTCATTTATCCCATCGGTTTACTTTTACGGATCATTAATGTGTATCTCTTTTATAAGATATTCTTCAGCAGGTCACCTTGA